The following are encoded in a window of Bacteroides sp. genomic DNA:
- a CDS encoding TIGR00730 family Rossman fold protein encodes MSNQKPEKAYKNHDFLMSPAAREIRILSEYIEPRARFYRHRIYNTVVFFGSARTLPREIAENNLKELKKLPKPDPKTLKKAEKDLENSRYYEDAVELSRRITLWCQNNCNEQGRFYVCSGGGPGIMEAANKGASLVGGKSIGLNISLPFEQFANPYIDPDLNFEFHYFFMRKFWFAYLAKAMVIFPGGFGTLDEFMEILTLIQTEKIKKPMKILVYDKKYWDQIINIQGLVDNYTISETDLELFTWCESVDEMEQELINFISQQSQAKDTKNK; translated from the coding sequence ATGAGTAATCAAAAACCTGAAAAGGCATATAAAAACCACGATTTCCTCATGTCGCCCGCCGCCCGTGAGATTCGTATCCTGTCTGAATATATTGAACCGCGGGCCCGCTTTTACCGCCATAGAATTTATAACACAGTGGTATTCTTTGGTTCGGCCCGTACCCTGCCACGTGAAATCGCCGAGAACAACCTTAAGGAACTGAAAAAGTTGCCTAAACCTGATCCAAAAACGCTGAAAAAGGCTGAAAAAGACCTGGAGAACTCGCGATACTATGAAGATGCAGTGGAATTATCAAGAAGAATAACGCTTTGGTGCCAAAACAACTGCAATGAACAGGGCAGGTTTTACGTGTGTTCAGGAGGTGGCCCCGGTATTATGGAAGCAGCCAATAAAGGTGCGAGCCTTGTCGGGGGTAAGTCCATTGGGCTGAACATCAGCCTTCCGTTTGAGCAGTTTGCCAACCCCTATATTGACCCGGACCTCAATTTTGAGTTTCATTACTTCTTTATGCGCAAGTTCTGGTTTGCCTACCTGGCAAAAGCGATGGTGATCTTCCCTGGGGGATTTGGAACCCTTGATGAGTTCATGGAGATACTGACCCTAATACAAACTGAAAAGATTAAAAAACCGATGAAAATCCTGGTTTACGACAAGAAGTATTGGGACCAGATAATAAACATCCAGGGACTGGTGGACAATTATACCATAAGCGAAACCGACCTGGAGCTGTTTACCTGGTGTGAATCAGTGGATGAAATGGAGCAGGAGCTCATCAATTTTATCAGCCAGCAGAGCCAGGCAAAGGATACAAAAAACAAATAA
- a CDS encoding YitT family protein — MPFRRKKYPVWDTIRTYGIITIGLFINALSWTAFLIPSEIVGGGVTGASALVYFATGFPVAITFLLVNVVLIIFGIKNLGFSFGVKTVFAIVVLSAFLGLLQKLITEPVVDDRFMSAIIGGILGGASVGLVFTQGGSTGGTDIIAMIINKYRNISHGRLILFMDVVIISASYLIFQSIEIMVYGYVTMAVASYSIDMLLMGHKRSVQLFIFSKQHEQIAETIANEIGRGVTLLQGKGWYTKEDAPVLMVVVKRYESTNLFRVIKEIDPKAFITMGSVMGVYGQGFDPIKY; from the coding sequence ATGCCTTTTAGAAGAAAAAAATATCCCGTGTGGGATACCATCAGGACCTATGGCATCATTACCATTGGCTTATTTATCAATGCCCTCTCATGGACGGCCTTTCTGATCCCCTCTGAGATCGTGGGCGGGGGTGTTACAGGGGCCAGTGCCCTGGTGTATTTTGCCACTGGTTTCCCGGTGGCTATCACCTTCCTGCTGGTGAATGTGGTATTGATCATTTTCGGCATCAAAAACCTGGGATTCAGCTTTGGAGTCAAAACAGTGTTTGCCATTGTGGTCTTGTCAGCTTTTCTGGGTCTGCTCCAGAAGCTCATTACCGAACCAGTGGTGGACGACCGCTTCATGTCGGCCATTATTGGCGGTATTCTCGGTGGAGCCTCCGTAGGGCTGGTATTTACCCAGGGAGGAAGCACCGGCGGAACAGATATCATTGCCATGATCATAAACAAGTATCGCAATATCAGCCACGGAAGGCTTATCCTTTTTATGGACGTGGTCATTATTTCCGCTTCATACCTTATTTTCCAATCCATCGAGATTATGGTATATGGTTATGTTACGATGGCTGTGGCCTCTTACAGCATTGATATGCTCCTGATGGGACACAAACGCAGCGTGCAGCTTTTTATCTTTTCAAAGCAGCACGAACAAATTGCCGAGACCATTGCCAATGAGATAGGCCGTGGGGTTACCCTGCTCCAAGGCAAGGGCTGGTATACCAAGGAGGATGCCCCGGTGCTGATGGTAGTAGTAAAACGCTATGAATCCACTAACCTCTTCCGGGTAATCAAGGAAATCGACCCCAAGGCCTTTATCACGATGGGCAGCGTGATGGGCGTATACGGACAGGGTTTTGACCCGATAAAATACTAG
- a CDS encoding DUF3137 domain-containing protein encodes MRTLEEFESYYNHTLFREMELLDARRKKMQNRLGSIIGVTVLGIAASITVALFLINPERDLHFILILVAPIVILLAGVVTWSAWGRDKAFVADFKREVIEKIIHFISPDLSYQPKNFIGVDSFERSRLFLTKIDRYNGDDYVFGKIDKTQFWFSEVKAEYRTTNSKGQTQWQILFKGLFFVADFNKHFEGTTVVLPNRLGNSGIARILQKANLARSEKLLQLEDPEFNKYFVAYGDDQVVSRYVLSTSLMQRLKDFRKKSDKPVYVSFVNSFLYLAIGYTKNLFEPSFFRSLTKFETVRPYFEEISLATGIVEDLNLNRRIWTKQ; translated from the coding sequence ATGAGAACCCTTGAGGAATTTGAAAGCTATTACAACCATACCCTGTTTCGGGAAATGGAGTTGCTGGACGCCCGCCGGAAAAAGATGCAAAATCGCTTAGGATCAATCATTGGCGTAACGGTGCTGGGCATTGCTGCCAGCATCACGGTGGCTTTATTCCTTATCAATCCTGAACGCGACCTGCATTTTATTCTTATCCTGGTGGCACCCATTGTCATATTACTGGCAGGAGTAGTGACCTGGTCGGCCTGGGGTCGCGATAAAGCTTTTGTTGCTGACTTTAAGCGGGAAGTGATCGAAAAGATCATACACTTCATCAGCCCGGACCTGAGCTATCAGCCAAAAAATTTTATCGGAGTCGATTCCTTTGAGCGCTCGCGTCTTTTCCTGACCAAAATTGATCGCTACAATGGTGATGATTATGTGTTTGGGAAAATAGACAAGACCCAGTTCTGGTTTTCGGAAGTGAAGGCTGAATATCGAACCACAAACTCGAAGGGTCAGACGCAATGGCAGATTTTGTTTAAAGGGCTGTTTTTTGTGGCCGATTTCAATAAGCACTTTGAAGGTACCACGGTTGTTTTGCCCAACCGCTTAGGGAATAGTGGCATTGCCAGGATATTACAGAAAGCAAACCTGGCCAGGAGTGAAAAGCTTCTGCAATTGGAAGACCCGGAATTCAACAAATACTTTGTGGCCTATGGGGACGATCAGGTAGTCAGCCGCTATGTGTTATCCACCAGCCTGATGCAGCGGCTGAAAGACTTTCGCAAGAAAAGCGATAAGCCCGTTTATGTGAGTTTTGTAAATTCCTTTCTATACCTGGCCATTGGTTACACCAAAAATCTGTTTGAACCGAGTTTTTTTCGCTCGCTCACCAAATTTGAGACCGTGCGACCTTATTTTGAGGAGATCAGCCTGGCAACAGGTATCGTGGAAGACCTGAACCTGAACAGGCGTATCTGGACCAAGCAATAA
- a CDS encoding LemA family protein: MSGIFIALGLLVLFTMIAYNRFVRLRNQADQAFSTIDVMAKKRYDLIPNLVAAVEKYMQHERGTLIEITEMRARAMEGKLSPNERVDLENQITRSLGNIRVAVENYPELKASENFQQLQGSLNEVEEQLSAARRAYNAAVTEYNNAVQLFPSNVFAPIFNFKSRKWLETPEQERENVNVKELFNS; this comes from the coding sequence ATGTCAGGAATATTCATTGCCCTGGGCCTTCTGGTGCTTTTCACCATGATCGCCTACAACCGTTTTGTCAGGCTTCGTAACCAGGCTGACCAGGCTTTCAGCACCATTGACGTCATGGCCAAGAAACGCTACGACTTGATTCCCAACCTTGTGGCTGCTGTGGAGAAATACATGCAGCATGAGCGGGGAACCCTTATTGAGATTACGGAGATGCGCGCCAGGGCCATGGAAGGGAAGCTGAGCCCTAATGAGCGGGTTGACCTGGAGAACCAAATCACGCGCAGCCTGGGCAATATCCGCGTGGCTGTTGAGAATTATCCTGAGCTGAAGGCGAGTGAAAACTTCCAGCAGCTTCAGGGGTCACTCAACGAGGTGGAGGAGCAGTTGAGTGCGGCTCGCAGGGCTTACAACGCGGCTGTTACTGAATACAACAATGCAGTACAATTGTTCCCTTCCAACGTGTTTGCGCCGATTTTTAACTTCAAGTCGCGCAAATGGCTGGAAACCCCCGAGCAAGAGCGGGAGAACGTGAATGTAAAGGAACTTTTCAACAGCTAA